Part of the Elgaria multicarinata webbii isolate HBS135686 ecotype San Diego chromosome 5, rElgMul1.1.pri, whole genome shotgun sequence genome, ATGCacaaaacacactgcattcagacaatatgataacccacggttcaacaacccacacttgagTGTaggttactgtgttgtgtgaacccagacttaAGAGTTCTTTATCGCtaaaccagacttgaactggACTGCCCTTCGAATAAAGGATTGCCCTCTGCAAAGTAGGGCAGATGGCCACTCCACCCTCAAGTTAACCTGATCCCAAGCCATAGAGGCCTTTAAAGCACAAAACTAGCATGttgaactgagcccagaaacaGATAGGGGACCTGCATGGTTGTTGTGATCACAATTAGTAATCCAGCTGCCTGATTTTATATGAACTGCGTTTTCTGAATCGTTTCCAAAGGCAACCCCACGTGGAACATATTACAGGAATCCAGGTTTCctcaacttggggaaggctgcaaataATCCAGTTTGGATGTCAAGAAGAGGTTTCAATGCAGACCTTCGAAACAGAAGCCAGTAAACTTCGGACGCTCCTGAAGGACACTTCATAAGgctgcctttcctaacctggtgccctccaaatgtgttcaaGATCTTTGAACCCACCCCCACAATCAGATTCTTTCCTTATTCCAGAGACTAAGGACTTAGGGGGCGTTCAGTCACAGCTGAGAAGCCCATGCATTTTCATACATACTAGTCAAGATGGTCTATGTTTCTCTCATATTCAGAGTGTTTCATATTTCTGAAAAGACTTGACAAGATACTGGAAGGTCAATCAGCCCACCAAAGCTGCAGGTTTTACAATAAGTGAActtttaatttgccataaaattccCCTTGGACGCCACGTAGCTCACCCATGTTACCAGAACATTGGTTCATCACTGATAATGTCACCACAATAAATACTTATAGGAACAGCTGGAGATTAGCAACGTATCGGAAAGTATTGCTTCgtttggggtgggtgaggaaggGGGGAGTTCTTTGCCGTTAGGTTTCACGCTGCTTTTAAGCGCCAGACACAATCTTAGGAAGAAATCTTTTGGCTATCTGAGAAACAACATAATTTAGGCCCTTTACAATGCTAGTCGTGGCGTTAATGATGTGGAGGAACAACCCACCGACGCCTGTAGCGATATCTTTAAGGACAGATGGGATTGCACCCAGCACATAAAACGGGAAGGACACGATATCCAGGATCAAGCAGACAGGGATACTAATAACCCTGTACATAGCCATTAGAACATTGTAGATGTTGTTCGCAATGCCATTCAGGATGTTGACAGCCACCCGGAACACGTCAATAAAGACATTCAGCAGCGCAGTGAAAATCGCTTTGATGAAAGTGCACACGCTCCTGATAATGCACCTGACGATGCGAAACAGAAGACAAAAGATAAACTTCACTCCTTGGCAAATCAGGTAGAAAAAACTCTTCAACCATTGGAAGAGTGGGACCATGAAGTAATTAAACAGTTTCTTCAGAAAGCCATCACCCTCCTTCTTTGTGGTGTCTTTCTGGTGGCTCTTGGTGGACTTTTTCCCTTGTATTATCGGTTTTTCAACCCGGGTCTGTTTCGCCGAGCGCAACACTGTCTCCAGTTTCTTGGGGTCGTGCCTGTCTTGGCCGCAGTTGTTCTTAAACAGCTGGGCTCCTGCAGAAAGGTTCTTCTCGAGTGCTTCCACAGTGACGTCTTCCAGGCGGCTCTCGGGGGCCACTGGTTTAACAAATCCCACAGACCAGGCCTCAGAGCCATCGTCACAGCAGGCCGCCAGCCAGAGGAACTCGGGGACTGCGACTCTGTCTTTCACTCGGAGGGTAGAAGGAACGGCTCCTGAGAGGAGATAGAGGTCCTTCCCGTTTTCACAGTGAGGAGCCAAACTTCGGCCTACCAGGTTCTTGACCTCCCAGTGCCAAACCTCCTGAAGAGGAGGGGTCATCGGCACAGCATTGGTCAGCGTGTGGGTGGCTACCTGGTGGTCATCCTTGTGAAGGGAGCTGGGGTTGAGTTGCCCCCTCTCATAGCCAGAGTCCACGTAGTCTGCAGTGAGGGCCTGGTTCACTCCCAGGTTGTCCACTGAACCTGTCACCTCAGCTTCGGGCATCATTCCTTCCAAGCCATTTTCAGGATCATCTATCTGAAATAGGAATACAATCAATCATTCAATTTGGACTCGAAACAAAATTCTGGACCCCTATTTACAATCTAGGAGAGTCCTAGATGCATCTTGAAAGGATCTCGGCATCTGATAATATGAATacctgcacctcctcttccattttccattttaagactgtaactcaggagtgggcaacatgtagCTTCTGGatattctggcctacaactcccaccagccttagccagcataggcaatggtgagggatcatgggaatagAAGTCCACAGCTTGAACTTTTTTGTCCCCACACCCTTCTCCCCCATTTACTATCGtgactgatgaagagttctggagaacatttatatcctgccctatatccttgggatctcagggcagtgtacagataaaatcaaacagtataaaataataagtaATGTACACAGCCAAAAacttattaaaccattaacaagctaaaaatagtacaagattttaaaagaataaaaacaaaactgccgttttaggcaaatttagccatcaaaggctttgatgaaaaaccatgttttaacttggtgtcaGAACAAGcccagcgttggcgccaggcgggcctccaaggggaaggcttTACACAACCagggtgtcacaacagagaaggccctctcccatgtcccaccatgatgtatgtctcgcgttggtgggacgcagagggcttttccaacagatctcaaatctcgggcagacCTATATAGGGAGGCGCTCTCTctagtatcaaggtcccaagctgttgaaggctttaaatgtcattgccaacaccttgaactgCACCTGGAAGCATAtagcatgcacacatttttgtgacCTTTGCTTGGCTTATAAAGGTACTGGccaaatatggattttggaatttggtGGCTGAGTGGTTGGGGTGTCCCTAAGCAGTATTCCATGCCATCTTGACCAATCATTGCTTTGTTGCCACAAGCAATGCAGAATTAACAGGCGGCAACCATTTGCCTCTTTATATTGAGACATGTTTAGCACATGCCATTTTGCTGGAATCAGAAGGTGCCACTGGAAAGTTTTGTCCTGAGTCACCCGAAGGAATGCGTGTATCCCCCCCGCACACTCCTCCAGGACAAGGATGTCTCTTCCAAATGACATTCTTAGGAGCTTAATTGTGTGTTCCATCCAGGAATGTTTCAGGAAGGTTCTGCTTATGGAACAGCACAGTTGTGCATACCAATGGAGTGTCAGAGAGGCCACACCTTATCCCCAGGATGTTTCACTATCAGGCACTGAGCATGTCACGCATGACTCATGGCTTGGGGCGGAAATCCCAAAGCCTTCACTGGCCTGTCCATAACTCTCTCCTGATGCCCACTTAACTTTTAAACAAGCAAATACCAGTCTGAAAGTCATGGTCTCTGACCTGGGTCCTTGCTCCCAGATCTAGGATGCCTGACTGTGGCTGCACAGTGTCTACCCAGTGGCATTCTGTACATGCTTACAGACCCTCTTGTCTCTATTACTACTTTGCATACTCTAGGATAGAACTGACTCTCCTTCCACTCTGGAAAGAGCTGGGCCTATTTAGAGTGGGAAAGGGAAGACTAAAGGAAGccctcttcaaatatctgaaaggatgCCATCCAGGAAATTGTGCAGGCTTTCACTGTTACCCCAAAGGGCAGAACTAGAACTGAAGGGTGAACAATTCAAAGAAGCAGATCCTGGCTAAACTTTAGGAGACCGTTCCTAATAGTAAGAGCTGTTGGACGGTCAAAAAGGCTGCTGTGGGAAGTGGTGGGCTTTCTTTCACTTCAAGTAGAGGCTGCTCATTGATGCTGGCATTGCAAGGTTCCTACATTGcatgggggttggactagatgacctccaaggacCCAACCAACGCTGAAATTCTATGATGCCACGGTGCTGACTCCGTGCTCAAATTGGAGCCCCAACTGTTGATAATCAGGCAGCCTTGCATTAAACAGCAGGTGCAGCATCCCCCACCGTTTCTGCTTCTGAAGGATGCCATGGGTAGATGGAGTGCCTGCAATACAAAAGCGTCTTGCCAGCCTTCTCTGCTCCGTTCTTGTTAATGAGGGAGCAAGAGACGCTCACGCCGCTGCGAAGATGTCTGGACTGCTGCAGTTGCTAAACAACTTGTTGGCTGCGCAGTGGTTGCCTGGCAACCACACTGTCCTCGCGCACATCccagttcttctgccagctcctgcAAAAATGGCTGCATTACGcttgatcaggatggagtgcAGATTTCTGCAAGGAGAGAATGGTGTGTCCCTCTTTGGGGCCTCGGATTGAGGACAAACACGTTATTAAATGTGTGTCAGACAGTGccgactccaggtttttgagggcctttagGCAGAACACCCACAGTGGGGGGACTTTGTACCTGCTGTTTAATGCAAGGCTGCCTGGTCATCAACACGCAGGGCTCAATCTGAGCATGGAGTCAGcaccatggaatcatagaatgtGAGCATTGGGTGG contains:
- the ENDOD1 gene encoding endonuclease domain-containing 1 protein, which translates into the protein MWLSVFRLCLLAAVAWPGPARGEVVVAPAGFADCDAFFYQGAPPEGLLPAAAPVRICQKFKQEPRFATLYSTQDKIPLYAAFRYAGEEEAASADPDEEEKWLVEPQIDDPENGLEGMMPEAEVTGSVDNLGVNQALTADYVDSGYERGQLNPSSLHKDDHQVATHTLTNAVPMTPPLQEVWHWEVKNLVGRSLAPHCENGKDLYLLSGAVPSTLRVKDRVAVPEFLWLAACCDDGSEAWSVGFVKPVAPESRLEDVTVEALEKNLSAGAQLFKNNCGQDRHDPKKLETVLRSAKQTRVEKPIIQGKKSTKSHQKDTTKKEGDGFLKKLFNYFMVPLFQWLKSFFYLICQGVKFIFCLLFRIVRCIIRSVCTFIKAIFTALLNVFIDVFRVAVNILNGIANNIYNVLMAMYRVISIPVCLILDIVSFPFYVLGAIPSVLKDIATGVGGLFLHIINATTSIVKGLNYVVSQIAKRFLPKIVSGA